A window from Photobacterium leiognathi encodes these proteins:
- a CDS encoding membrane protein codes for MSLYNISNKSLTALTQTTFATEGLLERQDLQEALKGCIGAIAPDCLVISEEFSDWEDSRRRIDLLAIDKSANLVVIELKRDEIGAHMELQSLRYAAMISTMTFDKACSYFEEYIEKEELDLNARQTILDFVDLDESSLDDFGNDVRIVLASADFGKELTTSVLWLRDKGIDISCVRLTPYRYNDDVLINAEQIIPVPEIEEYQVKFREKQVEQRTSKKTQRDYSKYRFNGQVYNKRKLALAILTHWINFKKPTDLAEIRRALEGYNLPRAVAIFEQITSNRLDRYHSSESDLITLNSGEVIAISNQWGKNLPRLLKAMGRYGIHAEKVED; via the coding sequence ATGAGCCTTTACAATATTTCAAATAAAAGCCTAACTGCTTTAACGCAAACTACTTTTGCAACTGAGGGATTACTTGAACGTCAAGATTTACAAGAAGCGTTAAAAGGTTGTATTGGTGCTATTGCACCTGACTGCTTAGTTATTTCTGAGGAGTTTTCAGATTGGGAAGACAGTCGTCGGCGTATTGATTTACTCGCTATTGATAAAAGTGCCAACTTGGTTGTAATTGAATTAAAACGTGATGAAATTGGGGCTCATATGGAACTTCAGTCTTTACGTTATGCGGCCATGATATCGACGATGACGTTTGATAAAGCGTGTTCTTACTTTGAAGAATATATCGAAAAGGAAGAGTTAGATCTGAATGCGCGTCAAACTATTCTCGACTTTGTTGATTTGGATGAAAGCAGTTTAGATGACTTTGGCAATGATGTTCGTATTGTTTTAGCTTCGGCTGATTTTGGCAAAGAGCTGACAACATCAGTGCTTTGGTTACGTGATAAAGGGATTGATATAAGTTGTGTGCGATTAACGCCATATCGTTACAATGACGATGTTTTAATCAATGCAGAGCAAATCATTCCTGTTCCTGAGATTGAAGAGTATCAGGTTAAGTTCAGAGAGAAGCAGGTAGAACAACGAACGAGTAAAAAAACACAGCGTGATTACTCAAAATATCGTTTTAACGGACAGGTTTACAATAAACGTAAATTAGCATTAGCGATTTTAACGCATTGGATTAACTTTAAAAAACCAACGGACTTAGCTGAAATTCGCCGAGCTCTTGAAGGTTATAACCTACCACGAGCAGTTGCTATTTTTGAGCAAATCACAAGTAACCGTTTAGATCGTTATCATTCGTCTGAAAGTGATTTAATCACTTTGAATTCGGGTGAGGTTATCGCCATCTCTAATCAGTGGGGTAAAAATTTACCAAGATTATTAAAGGCTATGGGTCGATATGGGATTCATGCTGAGAAGGTAGAGGATTGA
- a CDS encoding DUF262 domain-containing protein, which produces MAIVFNQPQTIAQLLEKSLTIPEYQRPYKWQPKHVNQLIDDIINHRTKPCYRLGTVVLHQDKDSESAVLNIVDGQQRLLTLTLLCTILDGEENSISSSLLEHRFESSVSIENLKNNAQLISERVANLPATEKQELLNFVLNKCELIQVTLDDLSEAFQFFDSQNARGKALAPHDLLKAYHLREMMDSTEQNERLHHVSLWEQGVNPDDESANLHTIMGEFLFRMRRWVDGDYGIQFSRHNIDVFKGINLDSTQYAYVDSMLALDYAIETFNADPARKWDKQTKGYPFQVDQVMINGKRFFEYIQHYMAIHSTLFVGKDSKLFSFVETHTNYRGSNRDGDNYVRNLFLCAVMYYYDKFGDVELEKAAQICYRWSYFLRLELQRIGMESVDNHAKARNGLFRAISKAVHPQQVLNFQPPYIKEPKFNNAKDVEASIEAMKSGSLNESN; this is translated from the coding sequence ATGGCAATTGTCTTCAATCAGCCTCAAACCATTGCGCAGTTGTTGGAGAAATCGCTTACGATTCCCGAGTACCAACGTCCATACAAATGGCAACCCAAGCACGTTAATCAACTGATTGATGACATTATTAATCACCGTACTAAGCCGTGTTATCGGCTTGGTACGGTGGTACTGCATCAAGACAAAGATTCAGAAAGTGCCGTACTTAATATCGTTGATGGTCAGCAGCGCTTGCTGACACTAACCTTGCTTTGCACCATTCTGGACGGTGAAGAGAACAGCATTTCATCTAGCTTGCTTGAGCATAGATTTGAATCATCGGTCAGTATCGAAAACCTCAAGAATAATGCACAACTGATATCTGAGCGAGTAGCGAACCTGCCTGCGACAGAAAAACAGGAACTACTCAATTTTGTACTTAACAAGTGCGAACTAATCCAAGTTACGTTGGATGATTTGAGTGAAGCATTCCAGTTTTTCGATTCACAAAATGCCCGTGGTAAAGCACTTGCTCCTCATGATTTGCTAAAGGCGTATCACTTACGTGAAATGATGGACTCGACAGAGCAAAATGAGCGTTTACATCACGTCAGCTTGTGGGAGCAAGGTGTAAACCCAGATGATGAGTCTGCAAATTTGCATACCATCATGGGGGAGTTCTTGTTCCGTATGCGCCGTTGGGTTGATGGTGACTACGGCATCCAGTTTAGTCGTCACAATATTGATGTATTCAAAGGTATTAACCTAGACAGCACACAGTACGCTTATGTCGATTCCATGCTTGCGCTAGATTATGCGATTGAAACCTTTAATGCCGATCCTGCGCGTAAATGGGACAAGCAAACTAAGGGCTATCCATTCCAAGTCGATCAGGTGATGATCAACGGGAAGCGCTTCTTTGAGTACATTCAGCACTACATGGCGATTCACTCAACCTTATTTGTCGGTAAAGATTCAAAGCTATTTTCATTCGTTGAGACACACACTAATTACCGTGGCAGCAACCGCGATGGGGATAACTACGTGCGAAACCTATTTTTGTGTGCCGTGATGTATTACTACGACAAGTTTGGAGATGTGGAGTTAGAGAAGGCGGCACAGATTTGTTATCGCTGGAGCTACTTCTTACGCCTTGAACTGCAACGCATTGGTATGGAGTCGGTAGACAATCACGCTAAAGCGCGTAATGGGTTATTCAGAGCCATTAGCAAAGCGGTTCACCCTCAGCAAGTGTTGAACTTTCAGCCGCCGTACATCAAAGAGCCTAAGTTCAACAACGCTAAGGACGTAGAGGCATCTATTGAAGCAATGAAATCGGGAAGTCTTAATGAGTCAAACTAA
- a CDS encoding TnsD family Tn7-like transposition protein: MSSGAVEQIISSEKGLASWRKQCRFESRRRCHRVCIIRYRQKYPLTIRKEIKKNCYASFMWLYKHDHQWLECNLPPPTKVKKNNRSKA, encoded by the coding sequence ATAAGTTCAGGGGCTGTTGAACAAATTATCTCTAGTGAGAAAGGACTAGCGTCTTGGCGTAAACAATGTAGATTTGAATCGAGACGACGATGCCATCGTGTATGTATTATACGGTATCGCCAGAAATACCCCCTCACAATACGTAAGGAAATAAAAAAGAACTGTTATGCTAGTTTCATGTGGCTTTATAAGCACGATCATCAATGGCTCGAATGTAACCTTCCTCCACCTACGAAAGTGAAAAAAAATAACCGCAGTAAAGCTTAG
- a CDS encoding N-6 DNA methylase produces MSISSVIKSIQDIMRKDAGVDGDAQRLGQMSWLLFLKVFDAQEEELELEQDDYQAPINEKYLWRNWAADAEGITGEKLLEFVNDDLFHHLKNMPVNGEKNPRGLVVKAAFSDAFNYMKNGTLLRQVINKLNEIDFTDSKERHLFGDIYEQILRDLQSAGNSGEFYTPRAVTRFIVNRLDPKLGETIMDPACGTGGFLACSVDHVKEHYVKTAADHQTLQTQIHGVEKKQLPHLLCTTNMMLHGIEVPVQIKHGNTLNKPLANWDSNINVIATNPPFGGTEEDGIEKNFPAEMQTRETADLFLQLIVEVLDQDGRAGVVLPDGTLFGEGVKTKIKKMLTEECNLHTIVRLPNGVFNPYTGIKTNILFFTKGKPTKDVWFYEHPYPEGVKNYSKTKPMKFEEFQQEIDWWGNEADGFATRVENEHAWKVSIEDIIARNFNLDIKNPHQEEVIAHDPQELLASYQQQQQEITELRNQLKNILGDALKSSTGSEA; encoded by the coding sequence ATGTCTATCAGTTCCGTAATTAAATCTATTCAAGACATTATGCGTAAAGACGCAGGTGTAGATGGTGACGCACAGCGCCTTGGTCAAATGTCATGGCTATTATTCCTTAAAGTTTTCGATGCTCAGGAAGAAGAGCTAGAACTTGAACAAGATGATTACCAAGCACCGATAAACGAAAAATACTTATGGCGTAACTGGGCTGCAGATGCTGAAGGGATCACAGGCGAAAAGTTACTTGAGTTTGTGAATGATGACTTGTTCCATCATCTTAAAAATATGCCCGTTAATGGCGAGAAGAATCCCCGTGGTTTAGTTGTAAAAGCGGCATTCAGTGATGCTTTTAACTACATGAAAAACGGCACATTGCTTCGCCAAGTGATCAATAAGCTTAACGAAATTGATTTTACCGATTCAAAAGAGCGTCACTTATTCGGTGATATTTACGAGCAAATTCTTCGTGACTTGCAAAGCGCAGGTAATTCGGGTGAATTCTATACGCCTCGTGCGGTAACGCGATTTATTGTTAATCGCCTTGATCCTAAGCTGGGTGAAACCATTATGGATCCAGCATGTGGTACGGGTGGTTTCCTTGCTTGTTCAGTGGATCACGTTAAAGAACATTACGTGAAAACCGCAGCAGATCACCAAACACTGCAAACCCAAATTCACGGTGTTGAAAAGAAACAGCTACCGCACTTGTTATGTACTACTAACATGATGCTGCACGGCATTGAAGTACCAGTGCAAATCAAACATGGTAATACCTTAAACAAACCGTTGGCGAACTGGGACAGCAACATTAACGTGATTGCGACCAACCCGCCATTTGGTGGTACGGAAGAAGACGGCATTGAAAAGAACTTCCCAGCCGAGATGCAAACCCGTGAAACCGCCGATCTGTTCTTACAACTGATTGTAGAAGTGTTAGATCAAGATGGTCGTGCAGGCGTGGTATTGCCTGACGGTACGCTGTTTGGCGAAGGCGTTAAAACCAAAATCAAAAAAATGCTGACGGAAGAATGTAACCTACACACTATCGTGCGTTTACCAAATGGGGTATTTAACCCATACACAGGCATTAAAACCAACATTCTGTTCTTCACTAAAGGCAAACCAACCAAAGATGTATGGTTCTATGAGCACCCATACCCTGAAGGTGTGAAGAACTACAGCAAAACCAAACCAATGAAGTTTGAAGAGTTCCAGCAAGAGATTGATTGGTGGGGCAATGAAGCGGACGGTTTTGCAACACGTGTTGAAAATGAACATGCGTGGAAAGTCTCGATTGAAGACATTATTGCGCGTAACTTCAACTTAGACATTAAAAATCCGCACCAAGAAGAAGTGATTGCTCATGATCCCCAAGAGCTATTGGCAAGCTACCAACAGCAGCAACAAGAGATCACAGAATTACGTAATCAGTTAAAGAACATCTTGGGTGATGCGCTGAAATCATCAACTGGCAGCGAGGCGTGA
- the hsdR gene encoding EcoAI/FtnUII family type I restriction enzme subunit R codes for MVEKFSKSQLSEADIISKFILPAIKANGWNDMTQIRQEVKLRDGKVVVRGQIAARKKVKSADIVLYHKPSIPLAVVEAKANKHEIGKGMQQGLDYASLLEVPFVFASNGDGFIFHDKTNPAKLESEISLEDFPSPQMLWEKYCQWKGYTATQLPLITQDYYDDGSGKSPRYYQLNAINKTIEAVSSGEDRILLVMATGTGKTYTAFQIIWRLWKSGTKKRILFLADRNILVDQTKNNDFQPFDTAMTKIGNRSIDPAFEIHLGLYQAMTGQEEDKKIFKNVSPDFFDLIVVDECHRGSASEDSAWREILEYFSSATQIGLTATPKETDEVSNIEYFGEPVYTYSLKQGIEDGFLAPYKVVRVDLDVDLQGWRPTKGQKDKHGETITDRIYNQKDFDRTMVIDERTELVAQTITNYLKRTDPMAKTIVFCNDIDHAERMRRAIANCCPEQMAKNEKYVMKITGDDEIGKAQLDNFINPKKAYPVIATTSELMTTGVDAKTCKLVVLDTTIKSMTKFKQIIGRGTRIDDRYGKLWFSILDFKKATELFADERFDGTPERVKVAKPDDFENPEDLDDIVNGIDGEDTLETPFDDDDIDPNTILEPTPPPYTPSGDDNTPQGGDEPVQEEVKKFHVSGVTVTKIAERVQYYDSDGKLVTESFKDYTRKAMATQFSSLDDFTKRWNDADRKQAIIDELAELGIIWDALEQEVGKEMDPFDMICHVVYDQPPLTRKERAENVKKRNYFTKYGETAQHVLNNLLEKYADEGVQEIENIHVLKVKPFDEMGRPKEIINKGFGGKPQYLEAVNELEAAIYQPQLDQSA; via the coding sequence ATGGTCGAAAAATTTTCCAAATCTCAGCTTTCTGAAGCCGACATTATTTCTAAATTTATCCTTCCAGCTATTAAAGCTAATGGCTGGAATGATATGACGCAAATACGCCAGGAAGTAAAATTACGAGATGGTAAGGTCGTCGTACGTGGGCAGATTGCGGCTCGTAAAAAAGTGAAATCGGCCGATATTGTGTTGTACCACAAGCCGAGTATTCCACTTGCCGTTGTTGAAGCTAAGGCTAACAAGCACGAGATCGGCAAAGGCATGCAGCAGGGGTTGGATTACGCATCATTGCTTGAAGTTCCATTCGTCTTTGCCAGTAATGGTGATGGTTTTATATTTCACGATAAAACAAATCCAGCAAAGCTAGAGTCTGAAATTAGTTTAGAAGATTTTCCTTCCCCACAAATGCTTTGGGAAAAGTACTGCCAATGGAAAGGCTATACTGCTACGCAATTACCATTGATCACGCAAGATTACTATGACGATGGTAGTGGTAAGTCTCCACGTTATTATCAATTAAATGCGATTAATAAGACTATTGAAGCCGTATCTTCTGGTGAAGACCGTATCTTGCTAGTGATGGCGACAGGTACAGGTAAAACCTATACCGCATTTCAAATCATCTGGCGCCTTTGGAAATCAGGGACTAAGAAACGTATTCTTTTCCTAGCAGATCGTAATATTTTGGTCGATCAAACCAAAAATAACGATTTTCAGCCGTTTGATACCGCAATGACCAAAATTGGTAATCGTAGTATCGATCCTGCGTTTGAAATTCATCTTGGCCTTTACCAAGCAATGACTGGACAAGAAGAAGACAAGAAAATATTTAAGAATGTCAGTCCAGACTTCTTCGATTTAATTGTTGTGGATGAGTGCCATCGGGGTAGTGCGTCTGAAGATAGCGCATGGCGAGAGATTTTAGAGTATTTCAGCTCTGCAACTCAAATAGGCTTAACTGCAACACCAAAAGAAACCGATGAAGTTTCTAACATCGAATACTTCGGTGAACCTGTCTATACCTATTCGTTAAAACAAGGTATTGAAGACGGTTTCCTTGCCCCTTACAAAGTGGTTCGTGTTGATTTAGACGTTGATTTACAAGGTTGGCGACCAACAAAAGGGCAAAAAGATAAACACGGTGAAACCATTACAGATCGAATCTACAACCAGAAAGACTTCGATCGCACCATGGTGATTGATGAGCGGACAGAATTAGTCGCTCAAACCATCACGAACTATTTAAAACGTACGGATCCAATGGCAAAAACCATCGTCTTTTGTAACGACATTGACCATGCAGAGCGTATGCGTCGTGCCATTGCCAACTGCTGTCCTGAGCAAATGGCTAAGAATGAAAAGTACGTGATGAAAATTACTGGCGATGATGAAATTGGTAAAGCTCAACTAGATAATTTCATTAACCCGAAAAAGGCATACCCTGTAATTGCAACAACATCAGAGTTGATGACCACAGGGGTTGATGCAAAAACGTGTAAATTAGTTGTTCTCGATACCACGATTAAATCGATGACGAAGTTTAAGCAGATCATCGGTCGTGGAACACGAATTGATGATCGCTACGGAAAATTATGGTTTTCGATTTTAGATTTCAAAAAAGCGACAGAGCTATTTGCTGATGAACGCTTTGATGGAACACCTGAGCGAGTAAAAGTGGCGAAGCCTGATGACTTTGAAAACCCAGAAGATCTGGATGATATTGTCAATGGCATTGATGGCGAAGATACGTTAGAAACACCGTTTGACGATGATGATATTGATCCGAATACAATTTTAGAGCCGACACCACCGCCATATACGCCCTCGGGAGATGACAATACACCGCAAGGTGGAGATGAACCGGTTCAGGAAGAAGTGAAGAAATTCCATGTATCAGGTGTCACCGTCACTAAAATTGCTGAGCGTGTGCAATATTACGATAGTGATGGCAAGTTAGTGACAGAGTCATTCAAAGACTACACACGTAAAGCCATGGCAACGCAATTTTCCTCGTTAGATGATTTTACCAAGCGTTGGAATGATGCCGATCGCAAGCAAGCGATTATTGATGAATTAGCTGAGCTTGGCATTATTTGGGATGCTTTAGAGCAAGAAGTGGGTAAAGAAATGGATCCATTCGATATGATTTGTCATGTCGTTTACGACCAGCCACCACTAACCCGAAAAGAGCGTGCAGAGAACGTTAAAAAGCGTAATTACTTTACTAAGTACGGTGAAACAGCGCAGCATGTGTTGAATAATCTACTTGAAAAGTACGCCGATGAAGGTGTGCAAGAGATTGAAAATATTCACGTTCTAAAAGTAAAACCATTTGATGAAATGGGTCGTCCAAAAGAAATCATTAATAAAGGCTTTGGTGGTAAACCGCAATATTTAGAAGCAGTTAATGAGTTAGAAGCCGCTATCTATCAGCCTCAATTAGATCAATCCGCATAA
- a CDS encoding restriction endonuclease subunit S, translated as MTVETLITQHIDTWTSAVKTKSTSGRGSSKKLELYGMKKLRELILELAVRGKLVPQDPNDEPASVLLERIAAEKAQLVKEKKIKKPKLLPPLTSQDLPNLPQGWEWAYFPDIADYAPGKTPATKNATYWDETEKGVPWISIADLNDTGTVETSSKKVSEVACEQVFKKNPVRSGTMLMSFKLTVGKVSILDVDAYHNEAIISIFPYTGIQQNYLFKVLPSIANSGNKKNAIMGFTLNSESLALLTIPVPPTIEQHRIVAKVDELMTLCDQLEQQTEDSIEAHQLLVSTLLNTLTHSADADELMENWARISDHFDTLFTTEESIDQLKQTILQLAVMGKLVPQDPNDEPASVLLERIAEEKAQLIKEKKIKKQKALPPIADDEKPFDLPNGWEWCRFSDMSNEVATGPFGSMIHKRDYIEGGTPLINPSHMIDSKIIEDNSITVSDIKVSELSSYKLFENDIVMARRGEMGRCALVSKREEGWLCGTGSFVLKFNQSLSRQYILLMFRTSYVREYLGGKSIGTTMTNLNHGILNKMPLLLPPIAQQHRIVTKVEEMMVLCNQLKARLERSKTTQLHLTDAIVEQAI; from the coding sequence ATGACAGTTGAAACGTTAATTACCCAACACATTGATACGTGGACATCAGCGGTAAAAACCAAATCCACTTCTGGGCGTGGCAGCAGCAAAAAATTAGAGCTGTATGGCATGAAGAAACTGCGTGAGCTGATTTTAGAATTGGCGGTGCGTGGTAAGTTAGTGCCGCAAGATCCGAATGATGAGCCTGCGTCTGTATTGCTTGAACGCATTGCGGCTGAAAAAGCACAGTTAGTGAAAGAGAAGAAAATTAAGAAGCCTAAATTGCTTCCGCCTCTGACTTCACAAGATCTTCCTAATTTGCCCCAAGGCTGGGAATGGGCGTATTTCCCTGATATCGCAGATTATGCGCCGGGTAAGACTCCTGCTACCAAAAACGCGACATATTGGGATGAAACAGAAAAAGGGGTTCCATGGATTAGTATTGCAGATCTTAATGATACAGGGACTGTAGAAACTTCATCAAAAAAAGTAAGTGAAGTAGCATGTGAGCAGGTATTCAAAAAGAATCCCGTACGTTCAGGCACTATGCTAATGAGCTTTAAATTGACGGTCGGCAAAGTTTCTATTTTAGATGTGGATGCCTACCATAATGAAGCCATTATTTCCATTTTTCCATATACAGGAATACAACAAAACTACTTGTTCAAAGTGCTTCCTAGCATTGCAAATTCAGGTAATAAGAAGAATGCCATTATGGGATTCACTCTTAACTCTGAGTCTTTAGCACTACTCACTATTCCAGTTCCTCCTACGATAGAACAACACCGCATCGTCGCTAAAGTCGATGAATTAATGACACTCTGCGATCAGCTTGAGCAACAAACTGAAGACAGCATTGAAGCGCATCAGTTGTTAGTGAGCACACTACTCAACACATTAACTCACTCAGCAGATGCCGATGAGTTAATGGAAAATTGGGCTCGCATTAGCGATCACTTCGATACATTATTCACCACAGAAGAGAGCATCGACCAGCTAAAACAAACCATTCTGCAACTGGCGGTGATGGGTAAACTTGTCCCACAAGATCCAAACGATGAACCTGCATCAGTGCTGTTAGAGCGTATTGCAGAAGAAAAAGCGCAGCTCATCAAAGAGAAGAAAATCAAAAAGCAAAAAGCACTACCGCCGATCGCTGATGATGAAAAGCCGTTTGACCTGCCGAATGGGTGGGAGTGGTGTCGTTTTTCAGATATGTCAAATGAGGTTGCTACAGGTCCATTTGGTTCCATGATTCATAAACGAGATTATATTGAGGGTGGAACTCCACTAATTAATCCATCACATATGATTGATTCCAAAATTATCGAAGATAATTCAATAACTGTCAGTGATATAAAAGTTAGTGAATTGAGTTCATACAAACTTTTTGAAAACGATATCGTAATGGCTAGACGTGGTGAGATGGGGCGTTGTGCTCTTGTAAGTAAACGTGAAGAAGGGTGGCTTTGCGGTACTGGAAGTTTTGTGTTGAAGTTTAATCAAAGTCTATCAAGGCAATACATACTTTTGATGTTTAGAACTAGTTATGTACGTGAGTATCTAGGTGGAAAGTCTATAGGTACAACGATGACAAATTTAAACCACGGTATTTTGAACAAAATGCCACTGTTATTGCCTCCGATAGCTCAGCAACATCGAATTGTTACTAAAGTCGAAGAAATGATGGTTTTATGTAACCAACTCAAAGCTCGCTTAGAACGATCTAAAACAACTCAATTACACCTCACTGACGCTATCGTTGAACAGGCTATATAA
- a CDS encoding DUF262 domain-containing protein, whose protein sequence is MSQTNQVEQLSVKALFDSKTQYVIPIYQRNYAWGATEIEQLIQDISDAAGLITQADETVTAKQDKYYLGSLVVYQRTTHSQQHVVYETIDGQQRHTTLSILLAYLKHRNVLGCDELEALAINLTFDSRPKSSRALDDIYSGNTNGESEEPNIHAAFNIIQRYFKAKGLDDEPKTKQFVDYLLKSVTILRVVVPPQTDLNHYFEIMNNRGEQLEKHEVLKAKFMERLDNDEEMGCFSTIWDACSNMARYTQMGFQSDLRKDVFGDGWQTMPASFDAILEKHTSKQQKQDAMTLRDIIKHKASSSNSDDEEREKEERFGTVIDFSNFLLHVLKLMQTEESVSLDDKKLIDAFISKDDGLKVSAKAFVYELLKYRILFDRYVIKPDQHDDKRKWSLLTLDNSSSSSSYCYLNSFDKEEDSKLNENIRMILAMFHVSNPALVYKRWLNDALSILNKNTALQSNFVVDGEVYLAELERLSDRYFEEIINDKCLAFSESEPGVLHQGTGVQNFVFNRLDYLLWKRLSNNESFDSIGKKELGKHFDDFQFSFRTSVEHYFPQTDPSGARKMEDVDRFGNLCLISPSSNSRLSNYSPQDKKKFYQENNRAESLKQAIMMSYADWGPEGKGMINIQNHEKEMINVLKN, encoded by the coding sequence ATGAGTCAAACTAATCAAGTAGAGCAGTTATCCGTTAAAGCGCTTTTCGATAGCAAAACGCAATACGTGATCCCTATTTATCAGCGTAACTACGCTTGGGGCGCGACAGAGATTGAACAGCTTATTCAAGATATCAGTGATGCCGCAGGGCTTATTACCCAAGCAGATGAAACCGTTACCGCCAAACAAGATAAGTATTATCTGGGTAGCCTAGTGGTGTATCAGCGTACAACGCATTCGCAGCAACATGTGGTGTATGAAACCATTGATGGTCAGCAAAGGCATACTACGCTTTCTATCTTATTGGCGTACCTAAAGCATCGAAATGTATTGGGTTGCGATGAACTTGAAGCGTTAGCGATCAACTTAACCTTTGACAGTCGCCCAAAGTCTTCCCGAGCGTTAGATGATATTTATTCGGGTAATACCAATGGCGAGTCAGAAGAGCCCAATATTCACGCTGCCTTCAACATTATTCAGCGTTACTTCAAAGCTAAGGGTTTAGATGATGAGCCGAAAACCAAGCAGTTCGTCGATTACCTATTAAAAAGTGTCACCATACTGAGAGTCGTTGTGCCGCCACAAACTGATCTTAACCATTATTTTGAGATCATGAATAACCGTGGTGAACAGCTAGAAAAGCATGAAGTATTAAAAGCGAAATTCATGGAGAGACTGGATAATGATGAAGAAATGGGCTGTTTTTCAACTATCTGGGATGCTTGTTCAAATATGGCGCGTTATACCCAGATGGGCTTTCAATCAGATCTACGAAAAGATGTATTCGGTGACGGTTGGCAGACGATGCCAGCTAGCTTTGATGCGATATTAGAAAAGCATACGAGCAAACAGCAAAAGCAAGATGCCATGACGTTGCGAGATATCATCAAACATAAAGCATCAAGCTCAAACAGTGATGATGAAGAGCGAGAGAAGGAAGAGCGTTTTGGTACGGTTATCGACTTCTCCAATTTTTTACTTCATGTGTTAAAACTAATGCAAACGGAAGAGAGCGTTTCGTTAGATGATAAGAAGCTGATCGATGCGTTTATCTCTAAAGATGACGGCTTGAAGGTGAGTGCCAAAGCGTTTGTTTATGAGCTACTTAAGTATCGTATTCTATTTGATCGTTACGTCATAAAACCTGATCAACACGATGACAAGCGTAAGTGGAGTTTGCTCACACTGGATAACTCCTCAAGCAGTTCGAGTTATTGCTATTTAAATTCATTTGATAAAGAAGAAGATAGCAAGCTAAATGAAAACATTCGCATGATATTGGCAATGTTCCATGTCTCGAACCCTGCTTTAGTTTACAAACGTTGGTTAAATGATGCGTTAAGTATTTTGAATAAGAATACAGCGCTGCAATCGAATTTTGTTGTTGATGGCGAAGTGTACTTAGCAGAGCTTGAACGCCTAAGTGATCGTTATTTTGAAGAAATCATAAACGATAAATGTTTAGCGTTTAGTGAAAGTGAGCCAGGGGTATTGCATCAAGGCACAGGCGTTCAGAACTTTGTGTTTAACAGGTTGGATTACCTACTATGGAAGCGTTTATCGAACAATGAATCGTTTGATAGTATCGGTAAAAAAGAACTTGGAAAGCATTTTGACGATTTTCAGTTTTCATTCCGAACATCTGTTGAGCATTACTTCCCACAAACCGATCCATCTGGAGCAAGAAAGATGGAAGACGTTGATCGCTTTGGAAACCTTTGCCTCATTTCTCCAAGCAGTAACTCAAGGCTGAGTAATTACTCCCCACAAGATAAGAAGAAATTCTATCAAGAGAACAATCGTGCCGAGAGTTTAAAACAAGCCATTATGATGAGCTATGCCGATTGGGGACCAGAAGGAAAAGGGATGATTAACATACAGAATCATGAAAAAGAGATGATTAATGTTTTGAAGAACTAG